Genomic segment of Streptococcus australis:
GAGAATATGGATGCCGCGAGCTCGCAGTTTGTCGATAGCTTGTTCCAAGTTTGCTTGCTTATCGCCCATATTGCTTCCTAGGCCGATAAAGGCCCGTTGCTTGCGACGGTGAATGGTTACCGAGCAAGTATCTAGTGGCAAATGCACCGGTGCCCAAGGTTTTTTGAGTTCCAGTTCAATCTCTTGGACAAGGGGATAGGCCTCAAAGGTACGCTCTACTAGTTTGTAGGCTACCGTTTCAATCAAATCCTCAGTGTTTTCCTGAAACCAAGTCTTCCACTGTTGGCAAAGTTCTCCATAGTGGACAGAAGAAGTCAAATCTAACTCAGTCGCTGCCTTGGTCATATCATAGGATAAGCTTGCGGAAATAACAAACTTCTGCCCCAATTCCTTCTCACTTGGAAAGAGTCCGTGATAAGCAAATATTTCCAAATCTTTAATCTTTAGCTGATCCATAACTAGTCCTTTCTAGAAAAATCCGCTTATAGCGGATTCTTTTATAGTCCCATAAGACGATAAGCCTGATCTCGGAGATCCTTATCTGTCTCAAATAGGCCACGAGCAACTATTGTCAAAGTTGCAGTTCCTGGTTTTCGAACACCACGCATACTCATACACATATGCTCCGCTTCAATCACAACAAAGGCTCCCTTAGCCCCCAGATAGTCCATCAAGGCATCAGCCACTTCAATATTCAAACGTTCTTGAATTTGTGGCTTTTTCGAATAAACTTCAACCGTACGAGCTAGCTTGGACAAGCCTGCCACACGACCGTCTGGAATATAGGCAATGTGCGCTCTCCCATAGAAGGGCAAGAAGTGGTGTTCACACATGGTGTGGAAAAAGATATCCTTCTCCACCACCATATTATCGTCAATAATCTCAAAGGATTTTGACAAATGTTCCTCCGCAGTTTGACCAAGACCTGAAAAAATCTCTTGGTACATACGAGCTACACGAGCAGGTGTTTCTTGTAATCCTTCGCGGTTAGCATCCTCACCAACAGCCTCGATAATCATTTTTACAGCCGCTTCAATTTTTTGTGTATCCATTCTCTAGTTATTCCTCTCCATTAGGTAGGCTCTCACTTGGCTCAAGAAATACAAGGAACCCGTGACAATCCTAACTGTTTGTTTCTCTTCATCTACTTTCAATTTTTGTTCTAAAAACTCCTGCCAACTTTGGTAGTTAAGTTTTCGAGAAGCTGCAATTTCTTGCATCACTTTCGCATCAGTAGCTCGACTATCTTCAAAATGAGTCAGAGTCAGTTGACTATTTGGCACCGACTCCAGCAAATCCAACATATCCTCCAAAGCCTTGGTTTTGATACAGGTAAAGAGAATTTCCTTATGATAGTCCGCAAATCGTTCTTGCAAGGTTGCTAATAAAGCCTTGATAGCATGGGGATTATGGGCCCCATCCAAAACCATCAAGGGGTCGCCAGACAGAACCTCCAAACGCCCTGGCCATCTGGTTTCTTCCAAGGCTTGAGCAACCAAGTCATTGCTAGCTAATTC
This window contains:
- the folK gene encoding 2-amino-4-hydroxy-6-hydroxymethyldihydropteridine diphosphokinase — encoded protein: MDQLKIKDLEIFAYHGLFPSEKELGQKFVISASLSYDMTKAATELDLTSSVHYGELCQQWKTWFQENTEDLIETVAYKLVERTFEAYPLVQEIELELKKPWAPVHLPLDTCSVTIHRRKQRAFIGLGSNMGDKQANLEQAIDKLRARGIHILKESSVLTTEPWGGVEQDSFANQVIEVETWLPAPVLLETLLSIESEMGRVREVHWGPRLIDLDLLFVEDQVIYTDDLILPHPYVAERLFVLEPLVEIAPHFIHPILKQPIRYLVDQLEQGNA
- the folE gene encoding GTP cyclohydrolase I FolE, producing MDTQKIEAAVKMIIEAVGEDANREGLQETPARVARMYQEIFSGLGQTAEEHLSKSFEIIDDNMVVEKDIFFHTMCEHHFLPFYGRAHIAYIPDGRVAGLSKLARTVEVYSKKPQIQERLNIEVADALMDYLGAKGAFVVIEAEHMCMSMRGVRKPGTATLTIVARGLFETDKDLRDQAYRLMGL